One Micromonospora sp. WMMD812 genomic window carries:
- a CDS encoding LysR family transcriptional regulator, whose translation MTPDLRQLRYFVAVAEESSFTRAATRLMIAQQSLSQQINALERILGAKLFDRDSRGTRLTDTGALFLPEARAVLDRADEAVAVVRRAVRGEIGRLRLAFLSTTANHLLPPVVRVVREQLPGLELATEETAIGPLVEGLFNGRYDLAFTRPPQVPGLAARTLATEQVCIVLPEEHPLAGRDELTLPELADERWVMTPRSSWEPWHRVFDEKFHAAGFIPEIVARDTSVQGLLGLVAAGVGITRLGWSAHNLRRTGVVFVPLTGEFTATEMVWLPDNSSPTLRRVLDAVTELAATTDLTTTG comes from the coding sequence GTGACCCCTGATCTTCGGCAGCTCAGGTACTTCGTCGCCGTCGCCGAGGAGTCCAGCTTCACCCGGGCCGCCACCCGGTTGATGATCGCGCAGCAGTCACTCTCGCAGCAGATCAACGCGCTGGAACGGATCCTCGGCGCGAAACTGTTCGACCGGGACAGCCGGGGCACCAGACTGACCGACACCGGGGCGCTGTTCCTGCCCGAGGCGCGGGCGGTGCTCGACCGCGCCGACGAAGCCGTCGCCGTGGTCCGCCGGGCCGTACGCGGCGAGATCGGCCGGCTCCGCCTCGCCTTCCTGTCCACCACCGCGAACCATCTGCTGCCGCCGGTGGTCCGGGTGGTCCGGGAACAGCTTCCCGGCCTGGAGCTGGCCACCGAGGAGACGGCCATCGGGCCGCTGGTCGAGGGCCTGTTCAACGGCCGTTACGATCTCGCGTTCACCCGCCCACCACAGGTCCCCGGCCTGGCCGCCCGGACGCTCGCCACCGAACAGGTGTGCATCGTCCTGCCCGAGGAACACCCACTCGCCGGGCGCGACGAACTGACCCTGCCCGAGCTCGCCGACGAACGTTGGGTGATGACGCCGCGCAGCTCCTGGGAACCCTGGCACCGGGTGTTCGACGAGAAGTTCCACGCCGCCGGATTCATCCCCGAGATCGTCGCCCGGGACACCAGCGTGCAGGGGCTGCTCGGCCTCGTCGCGGCCGGCGTCGGGATCACCCGACTCGGCTGGTCGGCACACAACCTCCGCCGTACCGGTGTGGTGTTCGTCCCGCTGACCGGGGAGTTCACCGCGACCGAGATGGTCTGGCTGCCCGACAACAGCTCGCCCACGCTGCGCCGGGTCCTGGACGCGGTGACCGAGTTGGCCGCCACCACGGATCTCACCACCACCGGTTGA
- a CDS encoding oxidoreductase → MQDNTQGRVWLITGCSSGFGRELALAAVAAGDRVMATARRPETLADLAEQGRGRVATVALDVTDRASIDAAVQATLALHGRIDVLVNNAGSLVLGAIEEVSMAELRQQMEVVFFGAAEVTKAVVPLMREQGSGTIVQMSSLGGQKTYPGFGAYHAAKWAFEGLSETLASELAPLGVRVLIVEPGAFRTEFNSNKYVTGAMAAYRDTAGATRRYTDELLGAEPNDPVKGAAAILKVLDSDRPPLRLLLGGDAVDGLREHHAALLAEVARWEEISRSTAVA, encoded by the coding sequence ATGCAGGACAACACGCAGGGCCGGGTCTGGTTGATCACCGGTTGTTCCTCCGGCTTCGGCCGGGAACTCGCGCTGGCGGCGGTGGCCGCCGGCGATCGGGTGATGGCCACCGCCCGTCGGCCGGAGACCCTGGCGGACCTGGCGGAGCAGGGCCGGGGCCGGGTGGCCACGGTGGCGCTGGACGTCACCGACCGGGCTTCGATCGACGCCGCGGTGCAGGCCACGCTGGCGCTGCACGGCCGGATCGACGTCCTGGTCAACAACGCCGGTTCGCTGGTCCTCGGTGCGATTGAGGAGGTCAGCATGGCGGAGCTGCGCCAGCAGATGGAGGTGGTCTTCTTCGGTGCGGCCGAGGTTACCAAGGCGGTCGTACCGCTGATGCGCGAGCAGGGCAGCGGGACCATCGTGCAGATGAGTTCACTGGGCGGGCAGAAGACGTACCCCGGATTCGGGGCGTACCACGCCGCGAAGTGGGCGTTCGAGGGGCTGTCCGAGACGCTGGCCTCCGAGTTGGCTCCGCTGGGGGTACGGGTGTTGATCGTGGAACCGGGCGCGTTCCGGACCGAGTTCAACTCCAACAAGTACGTCACCGGGGCGATGGCGGCCTACCGGGACACGGCCGGGGCGACCCGGAGGTACACCGACGAGTTGCTGGGCGCGGAGCCGAACGACCCGGTGAAGGGCGCGGCGGCCATCCTGAAGGTGCTGGACAGCGACCGACCGCCGCTGCGGCTCCTGCTCGGCGGTGACGCGGTGGACGGGCTGCGCGAGCACCACGCGGCGCTGCTGGCCGAGGTCGCCCGGTGGGAAGAGATCAGCAGGTCGACCGCGGTCGCCTGA